A single window of Pseudomonas marginalis DNA harbors:
- a CDS encoding DNA-binding domain-containing protein: MSLHDAFSSALLAPGQPCPDGLFSSNGADPASRFAVYRNNVHSSLINVLATAFPVTAQLVGDEFFRAMAGIFVQASPPASPLISEYGGTFADFIQGFEPAASVPYLADVARLERLRVRAYHAADTAVVDPQAVLQQLQAHTKPGALHLQLHPCVGTLNSAYAVVAVWAAHQTEGALVTLDPWHAQGALVLRQGLSVKVFAIDGGSVAFINSLKQGSALEMAVANALEASAEFDLHQCLTLLINHDALTHLLPEQQVSP; the protein is encoded by the coding sequence ATGAGCCTTCACGACGCCTTTTCCAGCGCCTTGCTGGCGCCCGGCCAACCTTGCCCCGACGGCCTGTTCAGCAGCAACGGGGCCGACCCGGCCAGTCGTTTTGCGGTGTATCGCAACAATGTTCACAGTTCGTTGATCAATGTGCTGGCAACGGCTTTTCCCGTAACGGCGCAATTGGTCGGCGATGAATTTTTCCGCGCCATGGCCGGCATTTTCGTCCAGGCATCCCCGCCCGCCAGCCCGCTGATCAGCGAGTACGGCGGCACATTCGCCGACTTTATCCAAGGTTTTGAACCGGCCGCCAGCGTGCCCTACCTGGCCGATGTCGCCCGGTTGGAACGCTTGCGGGTTCGCGCTTATCACGCAGCTGATACAGCCGTGGTGGATCCGCAAGCCGTTCTGCAGCAACTGCAAGCCCACACGAAGCCGGGGGCGCTGCATCTGCAACTGCACCCGTGCGTTGGCACATTGAACTCCGCCTACGCAGTGGTTGCGGTATGGGCGGCCCACCAGACCGAGGGCGCCCTGGTCACTCTCGATCCCTGGCATGCCCAAGGCGCGCTGGTGTTGCGCCAAGGGTTGAGCGTCAAGGTCTTCGCCATCGACGGCGGCTCGGTCGCCTTTATCAATAGCCTGAAACAAGGCTCGGCACTGGAAATGGCCGTCGCCAATGCCCTCGAGGCCAGCGCCGAGTTCGACCTGCACCAATGCCTCACGCTGCTGATCAACCACGACGCACTCACTCATCTGCTCCCAGAACAACAGGTATCACCATGA
- a CDS encoding LysR family transcriptional regulator, with translation MSEMDDLAAFAVLIEAGSFTVAAEQLGCSKGQLSKRISHLEAQFSVVLLHRTTRRLSLTAAGAALLPQAQALVVQVDRARQALARLKDDLAGPVRMTVPVSLGETFFDGLLLEFSKQYPQVQIELELNNSYRDLARDGFDLGVRSGAIENERLVARPLLAWHEMTCASPAYLEQHGEPLTPGDLAAHTCLLNSHYSGREEWLYHQQHELLRVRVSGTFASNHYNLLKKAALVGAGIARLPSYVLPTELADGRLCWLLRDYQTRSMPMYLVHPYQGGLPRRTQVLADYLVDWFKRSGEALDRL, from the coding sequence ATGAGCGAGATGGATGACCTGGCGGCCTTTGCCGTACTGATTGAAGCCGGCAGTTTTACCGTGGCGGCCGAGCAACTGGGTTGCAGTAAGGGCCAGCTGTCCAAGCGCATCAGCCATTTGGAGGCACAGTTCAGCGTGGTCTTGCTGCACCGCACCACACGCAGGCTCAGCCTGACCGCCGCCGGTGCGGCGCTGTTGCCCCAGGCGCAAGCGCTGGTGGTGCAGGTGGATCGCGCCCGACAGGCATTGGCGCGTCTCAAGGACGATTTGGCCGGGCCTGTGCGTATGACGGTTCCGGTTTCATTAGGGGAAACCTTCTTCGATGGTTTGTTGCTGGAGTTTTCCAAGCAGTATCCACAGGTGCAGATCGAGCTGGAGCTCAACAACAGCTACCGAGACCTGGCGCGAGACGGCTTTGACCTGGGGGTGCGCTCGGGGGCGATTGAAAACGAGCGTCTGGTGGCCAGGCCGCTGCTGGCCTGGCACGAGATGACCTGTGCCAGTCCCGCTTACCTGGAGCAACATGGCGAGCCACTGACCCCTGGGGATCTTGCGGCGCACACCTGTTTACTCAACAGCCACTACAGCGGTCGCGAGGAATGGCTGTATCACCAGCAGCACGAGTTGTTGCGGGTGAGGGTGAGCGGCACCTTTGCCTCCAACCATTACAACTTGCTGAAGAAGGCTGCCCTGGTCGGTGCCGGTATCGCCCGCTTGCCGTCCTACGTGCTGCCGACGGAATTGGCTGACGGCCGATTGTGTTGGCTACTGCGTGATTACCAGACGCGGAGTATGCCGATGTACCTGGTCCATCCTTATCAAGGCGGCCTGCCGAGACGTACCCAAGTATTGGCCGACTACCTGGTGGACTGGTTCAAGCGCAGCGGCGAGGCACTGGATCGGCTTTAA
- a CDS encoding DUF2288 domain-containing protein: MTQEPSTLYAKLLGETAEISWKELEPFFAKGALLWVDPSLDLIEAAEGMAEDNRDKVAAWLAAGSLGEVSAPRALDLVERDPSLWAVVVSPWILIQERAG; this comes from the coding sequence ATGACGCAAGAACCTAGCACCCTCTATGCCAAGCTGCTCGGTGAAACCGCCGAAATCTCCTGGAAAGAGCTTGAACCGTTCTTTGCCAAAGGTGCCCTATTGTGGGTCGACCCAAGCCTGGATTTGATCGAAGCCGCCGAGGGAATGGCCGAGGACAATCGCGACAAAGTCGCTGCCTGGCTGGCCGCGGGCAGCCTTGGCGAAGTGTCTGCACCGCGGGCATTGGACCTGGTGGAGCGCGATCCGAGCTTATGGGCGGTGGTGGTTTCCCCGTGGATTCTGATCCAGGAAAGGGCAGGGTAA
- a CDS encoding high-affinity branched-chain amino acid ABC transporter permease LivM: MSRYLKSAFFSALLVWAVAFPVLGLKLSIVGINLEVHGTGPVTLTIIALCSVLMFLRVLFTQQVGALFKRNRGPLVSPKVSQFLTLPRTQRYIIIGLIVAALIWPFFGSRGAVDIATLILIYVLLGLGLNIVVGLAGLLDLGYVGFYAVGAYTYALLSHYLGWSFWICLPLAGMAAATFGFLLGFPVLRLRGDYLAIVTLGFGEIIRLFLRNLTDITGGPNGISSIPKPTFFGLSFDRTAAEGMQTFHEYFGIDYNPVSKVVFLYLVALLLALAALFVINRLLRMPIGRAWEALREDEIACRALGLNPTIIKLSAFTLGAAFAGFAGSFFAARQGLVTPESFTFIESAIILAIVVLGGMGSQLGVILAAIVMILLPEMMREFSEYRMLMFGAMMVLMMIWRPQGLLPMQRPHMELRK; encoded by the coding sequence ATGAGCAGATATCTTAAATCGGCGTTTTTCAGCGCCTTGCTGGTGTGGGCGGTGGCCTTCCCGGTACTCGGTCTCAAGCTGAGCATTGTCGGCATCAACCTGGAAGTGCATGGCACCGGCCCCGTGACGCTGACCATCATCGCCCTGTGTTCGGTGCTGATGTTCCTGCGCGTGCTGTTCACCCAGCAGGTCGGCGCCCTGTTCAAGCGCAACCGTGGCCCGCTGGTCTCGCCCAAGGTCAGCCAATTCCTGACCCTGCCACGCACTCAGCGCTACATCATCATCGGCCTGATCGTGGCCGCGTTGATCTGGCCATTCTTCGGCTCGCGCGGTGCGGTCGACATTGCCACCCTGATCCTGATCTACGTGTTGCTGGGCCTGGGCCTGAACATCGTGGTGGGCCTGGCCGGCCTGCTCGACCTGGGTTATGTGGGCTTCTACGCCGTGGGTGCCTACACCTACGCGCTGCTGTCGCACTACCTGGGCTGGAGCTTCTGGATCTGCCTGCCGCTGGCCGGCATGGCGGCGGCCACGTTCGGCTTCCTGCTGGGCTTCCCGGTATTGCGCCTGCGTGGTGACTACCTGGCCATCGTGACCCTGGGCTTCGGGGAAATCATCCGTCTGTTCCTGCGTAACCTGACCGACATCACCGGTGGCCCCAACGGCATCAGCAGCATCCCCAAGCCGACGTTCTTCGGGCTGTCGTTCGACCGCACCGCTGCCGAAGGCATGCAGACGTTCCACGAGTACTTCGGGATCGACTACAACCCGGTGAGCAAAGTGGTGTTCCTGTACCTGGTGGCGCTGTTGCTGGCGCTGGCGGCACTGTTCGTGATCAACCGCTTGCTGCGCATGCCGATCGGCCGTGCCTGGGAAGCGTTGCGCGAAGATGAAATCGCCTGCCGTGCCCTGGGCCTGAACCCGACCATCATCAAGCTCTCCGCCTTCACCCTGGGTGCCGCGTTCGCCGGTTTTGCCGGCAGCTTCTTCGCCGCTCGCCAAGGCCTGGTGACCCCGGAGTCGTTCACCTTCATCGAGTCGGCGATCATCCTCGCCATCGTGGTGTTGGGTGGCATGGGCTCGCAGCTGGGCGTGATCCTGGCGGCGATCGTGATGATCCTGCTGCCGGAAATGATGCGTGAGTTCAGCGAATACCGCATGTTGATGTTCGGCGCCATGATGGTGCTGATGATGATCTGGCGACCTCAAGGCCTGCTGCCCATGCAACGTCCACACATGGAGCTGCGCAAATGA
- the livG gene encoding high-affinity branched-chain amino acid ABC transporter ATP-binding protein LivG → MSREILKVENLSMRFGGLLAVNGVALTVKEKQVVALIGPNGAGKTTVFNCLTGFYKPSGGSILLDGQPIQGLAGHEIARKGVVRTFQNVRLFKDMTAVENLLIAQHRHLNTNFFAGLFKTPAFRKSEREAMEYAAYWLDKVNLTEFANRPAGTLAYGQQRRLEIARCMMTRPRILMLDEPAAGLNPKETEDLKALIGVLREENNATVLLIEHDMKLVMSISDHIVVINQGTPLADGTPEQIRDNPEVIKAYLGEA, encoded by the coding sequence ATGAGCCGCGAGATCCTGAAAGTCGAAAACTTGAGCATGCGCTTCGGCGGCTTGCTGGCGGTCAACGGCGTCGCCCTGACCGTGAAAGAGAAACAGGTGGTTGCTCTGATCGGCCCCAACGGCGCCGGCAAGACCACGGTGTTCAACTGCCTCACCGGTTTCTACAAGCCGAGTGGCGGCAGCATCCTGCTGGACGGCCAGCCGATCCAGGGCCTGGCCGGTCACGAGATCGCCCGCAAGGGCGTGGTGCGCACCTTCCAGAACGTACGGCTGTTCAAGGACATGACGGCGGTCGAGAACCTGCTGATCGCCCAGCATCGTCACCTGAACACCAACTTCTTTGCGGGCCTGTTCAAGACCCCGGCGTTCCGCAAGAGCGAGCGCGAGGCCATGGAGTACGCTGCGTACTGGCTGGACAAGGTCAACCTCACCGAGTTCGCCAACCGCCCCGCCGGCACCCTGGCCTATGGTCAGCAACGTCGCCTGGAAATCGCCCGCTGCATGATGACCCGCCCGCGGATCCTGATGCTCGACGAACCGGCCGCCGGCCTGAACCCCAAGGAAACCGAAGACCTCAAGGCGCTGATCGGCGTGTTGCGTGAGGAAAACAACGCCACGGTGCTGTTGATCGAACACGACATGAAACTGGTCATGAGCATTTCCGACCATATCGTGGTGATCAACCAGGGCACGCCGCTGGCGGACGGGACGCCGGAGCAGATCCGTGACAATCCTGAAGTGATCAAAGCCTATCTGGGGGAAGCGTAA
- a CDS encoding DUF2282 domain-containing protein — protein sequence MTTKLSAASLVLALSSALSLSALTTTAHAADDMQKCFGVAEAGKNDCAAGAGTSCAGTSKTKDQANAWKLVPAGTCTQTPSSTSPTGFGQEAAFTAKS from the coding sequence ATGACCACCAAACTGTCCGCCGCTAGCCTCGTCCTCGCCCTGAGTTCGGCCTTGAGCCTGTCCGCCCTGACCACCACCGCCCACGCTGCCGACGACATGCAGAAATGCTTCGGCGTCGCTGAAGCCGGCAAGAACGATTGCGCCGCCGGTGCCGGCACGTCCTGCGCCGGCACCTCGAAGACCAAGGATCAGGCCAACGCCTGGAAACTGGTCCCGGCCGGCACCTGCACCCAAACCCCAAGTTCCACCTCGCCGACCGGCTTCGGCCAGGAAGCCGCCTTCACCGCCAAGTCCTGA
- a CDS encoding DoxX family protein, translating into MNTSASCLIKQAIALFEKIPYSLIAFIARFSIAAVFWKSGQTKVEGLAIDLINGTFEFGTPKLAASTLPLFRSEYRVPLLSPEVAAHMAAFAEHFFPVLILVGLATRFSALALIGMTLVIQLFVYPDAYPTHGTWMALLLLLVAKGPGSLSIDHLIARRYR; encoded by the coding sequence ATGAACACTTCCGCTTCGTGTCTGATCAAGCAGGCCATCGCGCTTTTCGAGAAAATCCCTTACAGCCTGATCGCGTTTATTGCGCGCTTCTCCATTGCGGCAGTGTTCTGGAAGTCCGGGCAAACCAAGGTCGAAGGCCTTGCCATTGACCTGATCAACGGCACGTTCGAATTCGGTACCCCCAAACTCGCCGCCTCGACATTGCCGCTGTTTCGCAGTGAATACCGCGTGCCGTTGCTGTCGCCGGAAGTCGCCGCGCACATGGCGGCGTTTGCCGAGCACTTTTTCCCGGTGCTGATCCTGGTGGGCCTGGCCACGCGCTTCTCAGCCCTGGCCTTGATCGGCATGACCCTGGTCATTCAGTTGTTCGTGTACCCGGACGCCTACCCCACCCACGGCACCTGGATGGCGCTGCTGTTGCTGTTGGTCGCCAAAGGCCCGGGCAGCCTGTCCATCGACCACCTGATTGCGCGCCGCTACCGTTAA
- the livH gene encoding high-affinity branched-chain amino acid ABC transporter permease LivH: MPEIYHFFQQLVNGLTIGSTYALIAIGYTMVYGIIGMINFAHGEVYMIGSYVAFIALAGLAMMGIHSLPLLMTAAFLASIVVTSAYGYSIERVAYRPLRGSNRLIPLISAIGMSIFLQNTVLLSQDSKDKSIPNLIPGSFSFGPGGAEEVLISYMQILVFVVTLVAMLGLTLFISRSRLGRACRACAEDIKMANLLGINTNNIIALTFVIGAALAAVAAVLLSMQYGVINPNAGFLVGLKAFTAAVLGGIGSIPGAMLGGLVLGVAEAFGADIFGDQYKDVVAFGLLVLVLLFRPTGILGRPEVEKV, from the coding sequence ATGCCTGAGATCTATCATTTTTTCCAACAGCTGGTTAATGGGCTGACCATTGGCAGCACCTATGCCTTGATAGCCATTGGCTACACAATGGTTTACGGCATCATTGGAATGATCAACTTCGCCCATGGCGAGGTATACATGATTGGTTCCTACGTGGCTTTCATTGCCCTCGCCGGGCTGGCCATGATGGGTATCCACTCCCTGCCGCTGTTGATGACCGCCGCGTTCCTGGCGTCGATCGTCGTAACCAGTGCCTATGGCTACAGTATCGAGCGCGTTGCCTACCGTCCCTTGCGTGGCAGCAACCGTTTGATCCCGCTGATTTCCGCCATCGGCATGTCGATTTTCCTGCAGAACACCGTATTGCTGTCCCAGGATTCCAAGGATAAATCCATCCCCAACCTGATCCCGGGGAGCTTCTCCTTCGGTCCGGGCGGTGCGGAAGAAGTGCTGATTTCCTACATGCAGATCCTGGTCTTCGTCGTCACCCTGGTGGCCATGCTGGGCCTTACCCTGTTCATCTCCCGCTCCCGTCTGGGGCGCGCCTGCCGGGCCTGCGCCGAAGACATCAAGATGGCCAACCTGTTGGGCATCAATACCAACAACATCATCGCCCTGACCTTCGTGATCGGTGCCGCGCTGGCAGCCGTCGCGGCGGTACTGCTGAGCATGCAGTACGGCGTGATCAACCCCAACGCCGGTTTCCTGGTAGGCCTCAAGGCCTTTACCGCAGCGGTATTGGGCGGCATCGGCAGTATCCCGGGCGCGATGCTCGGCGGCCTGGTGCTGGGGGTGGCCGAAGCGTTTGGTGCCGATATTTTCGGCGACCAATACAAGGACGTCGTCGCGTTCGGCCTGTTGGTCCTGGTGCTGTTGTTCCGTCCGACCGGCATCCTGGGCCGTCCGGAGGTTGAGAAAGTATGA
- a CDS encoding DUF692 domain-containing protein, whose translation MMTLSLLPAVSPIQMPGLPYRTGLGLKHEHFNEVLDTSPDIGFFEVHAENYMVAGGPFHHYLGLIRERYPLSLHGVGLSIGGEGPLNREHLGRLAALIERYQPHSFSEHLAWSSHGPVFLNDLLPLAYDATTLSRVCEHVDQVQSTLKRPMLLETPSTYLQFQRSTLDETDFISEIIRRTGCGLLLDVNNVYVSCINHQRDPLAYIHALPLRAVGEIHLAGFAEDTDSLGDRLLIDDHGAPIDNAVWLLYEHVLALTGPVATLIERDNQVPAFSVLCAEAQQAERYLSQVHP comes from the coding sequence ATGATGACGCTTTCACTCCTACCCGCAGTCTCACCGATTCAGATGCCCGGGCTCCCCTATCGGACCGGGCTGGGGCTGAAGCACGAGCACTTCAATGAAGTGCTCGATACTTCGCCCGACATCGGTTTTTTTGAAGTGCACGCCGAAAACTACATGGTGGCCGGCGGCCCGTTTCATCACTACCTGGGGTTGATTCGCGAACGTTACCCCCTGTCGTTGCACGGCGTGGGCCTGTCCATCGGTGGCGAAGGCCCGCTCAACCGTGAGCACCTGGGACGCTTGGCCGCACTGATCGAACGCTACCAACCCCACTCATTTTCGGAACACCTGGCCTGGTCCAGCCACGGCCCGGTGTTCCTCAACGACCTGCTGCCCCTGGCTTATGACGCCACCACCTTGAGTCGAGTGTGCGAGCACGTCGACCAGGTACAGAGCACCCTCAAGCGGCCGATGCTGCTGGAGACCCCATCGACCTACCTGCAGTTCCAGCGCTCGACCCTGGACGAGACCGACTTCATCAGCGAGATCATCCGCCGCACCGGCTGCGGCCTGCTGCTGGACGTGAACAACGTCTACGTGTCGTGCATCAACCACCAGCGCGACCCTCTGGCCTACATCCACGCCCTACCATTGCGCGCCGTGGGTGAGATTCATCTGGCCGGCTTCGCCGAAGACACCGACAGCCTGGGCGATCGCCTGCTGATCGATGACCACGGCGCGCCCATCGATAACGCGGTGTGGCTGCTGTACGAACACGTGCTCGCGCTGACGGGCCCGGTCGCAACCCTGATCGAGCGCGACAACCAAGTACCGGCCTTCAGCGTGCTATGCGCAGAAGCCCAGCAGGCTGAACGGTACTTATCGCAGGTCCACCCATGA
- a CDS encoding branched-chain amino acid ABC transporter substrate-binding protein translates to MNKATKQISKLFAAMVLAGVAGHSFAADTIKIGIAGPKTGPVTQYGDMQFMGAKQAIADINAKGGVDGKMLEAKEYDDACDPKQAVAVANKVVNDGVKFVVGHLCSSSTQPASDIYEDEGVIMITPAATSPEITARGYKLIFRTIGLDSAQGPAAGNYIADHVKPKIVAVLHDKQQYGEGIATAVKQTLEKKGTKVAVFEGLNAGDKDFSSIIQKLKQANVDFVYYGGYHPELGLILRQAKEKGLNAKFMGPEGVGNDSISQIAQGASEGLLVTLPKSFDTDPANKAIVEEFAKNKQDPTGPFVFPAYSAIEVIAGGIKAAKSEDTAKVAEAIHAGTFKTPTGELSFDAKGDLKDFKFVVYEWHFGKPKTEVSPQ, encoded by the coding sequence ATGAATAAGGCTACTAAGCAGATTTCCAAACTGTTTGCCGCTATGGTCCTGGCTGGGGTTGCCGGCCATTCGTTCGCAGCCGACACCATCAAGATCGGCATCGCCGGTCCAAAGACTGGTCCTGTAACGCAATACGGCGACATGCAATTCATGGGTGCCAAGCAGGCCATCGCCGACATCAACGCCAAGGGCGGCGTCGACGGCAAGATGCTCGAAGCCAAGGAATACGACGACGCCTGCGATCCTAAACAAGCCGTGGCCGTAGCCAACAAAGTGGTCAACGACGGCGTCAAGTTCGTGGTCGGTCACCTCTGCTCCAGCTCCACTCAGCCAGCGTCCGACATTTATGAAGACGAAGGCGTGATCATGATTACCCCGGCAGCCACCAGCCCGGAAATCACCGCCCGTGGCTACAAGCTGATCTTCCGCACCATCGGCCTGGACAGCGCCCAGGGCCCGGCAGCCGGCAACTACATCGCCGACCACGTGAAGCCGAAAATCGTTGCCGTCCTGCATGACAAGCAGCAATACGGCGAAGGCATCGCCACCGCCGTCAAACAGACCCTAGAGAAGAAAGGCACCAAGGTTGCCGTCTTCGAAGGCCTGAACGCCGGCGACAAAGACTTCTCCTCGATCATCCAGAAGCTCAAGCAAGCCAACGTCGACTTCGTCTACTACGGCGGCTACCACCCGGAGCTGGGCCTGATCCTGCGCCAAGCCAAGGAAAAAGGCCTGAACGCCAAGTTCATGGGTCCGGAAGGTGTCGGCAACGACTCCATTTCGCAAATCGCCCAGGGCGCTTCCGAAGGCCTGCTGGTGACCTTGCCTAAATCCTTCGATACCGACCCGGCCAACAAGGCCATCGTTGAAGAGTTCGCCAAGAACAAGCAGGACCCAACCGGTCCGTTCGTGTTCCCGGCCTACTCGGCCATTGAAGTCATCGCCGGCGGCATCAAGGCCGCCAAGAGCGAAGACACCGCAAAAGTGGCCGAAGCCATCCACGCGGGCACCTTCAAGACCCCTACCGGCGAGCTGAGCTTCGACGCCAAGGGCGACCTGAAGGACTTCAAGTTCGTGGTCTACGAATGGCACTTCGGCAAACCAAAAACCGAAGTTTCCCCTCAGTAA
- a CDS encoding short chain dehydrogenase — MKILLIGASGTVGSAVKAELAQRHEVISIGRSSGDFQVDISDSTSIRNLFEQTGKFDALVCTAGNVNFVALGDMGESDFELGLRDKLMGQVNLLLIGREYANDGASFTFTSGILNRDPIRTGASAALVNGALDAFIKAAAIELPRGLRINSVSPTVLVEAMGSYAPYFRGYKPVPGADVGLAYAKSVEGLQTGQTFIVG, encoded by the coding sequence ATGAAAATCCTATTGATTGGCGCCAGTGGCACCGTCGGCTCGGCAGTCAAGGCCGAACTGGCCCAGCGTCACGAAGTGATCAGCATTGGCCGCAGCAGCGGCGACTTCCAGGTGGATATCAGCGACAGCACCTCGATCCGCAACCTGTTCGAGCAGACCGGCAAATTCGATGCACTTGTCTGCACTGCAGGCAACGTGAATTTCGTGGCGCTGGGGGATATGGGCGAAAGCGACTTTGAACTGGGCCTGCGTGACAAGCTGATGGGCCAGGTCAACCTACTGTTGATCGGCCGCGAGTATGCCAACGACGGCGCGTCGTTCACCTTCACCAGTGGCATTCTCAACCGTGACCCGATCCGTACTGGCGCTTCGGCTGCGCTGGTCAATGGCGCACTCGACGCGTTCATCAAAGCCGCGGCAATCGAATTGCCACGGGGGCTACGCATCAACTCCGTGAGCCCGACCGTGCTGGTGGAGGCCATGGGCAGCTACGCACCGTACTTCCGTGGCTATAAACCGGTTCCGGGGGCCGATGTGGGATTGGCCTATGCAAAAAGCGTGGAAGGCTTACAGACCGGCCAGACATTTATTGTTGGCTGA
- a CDS encoding ABC transporter ATP-binding protein, with protein sequence MLQFENVSTFYGKIQALHSVNVEVRQGEIVTLIGANGAGKSTLLMTLCGSPQAHSGSIRYMGEELVGQQSSHIMRKSIAVVPEGRRIFSRLTVEENLAMGGFFTDKGDYQEQMDKVLHLFPRLKERFSQRGGTMSGGEQQMLAIGRALMSKPKLLLLDEPSLGLAPIIIQQIFDIIEQLRKDGVTVFLVEQNANQALKIADRAYVLENGRVVMQGTGEQLLTDPKVREAYLGG encoded by the coding sequence ATGCTGCAATTCGAAAACGTTTCCACTTTCTACGGCAAGATCCAGGCCCTGCACAGCGTCAACGTGGAAGTGCGCCAGGGTGAGATCGTCACGCTGATCGGCGCCAACGGCGCCGGCAAGTCGACCTTGCTGATGACCTTGTGCGGCTCGCCGCAGGCCCACAGCGGCAGCATCCGCTACATGGGTGAAGAGCTGGTGGGCCAGCAGTCGTCGCACATCATGCGCAAGAGCATTGCCGTGGTGCCGGAAGGCCGGCGGATATTCTCGCGCCTGACCGTGGAAGAAAACCTGGCCATGGGCGGGTTCTTCACCGACAAGGGCGACTACCAGGAGCAAATGGACAAGGTGCTGCACCTGTTCCCTCGCCTCAAGGAGCGCTTCAGCCAGCGCGGCGGCACCATGTCCGGCGGCGAGCAGCAAATGCTCGCCATCGGCCGGGCGCTGATGAGCAAGCCCAAGCTGTTGCTGTTGGACGAACCCTCCCTGGGCCTGGCACCGATCATCATCCAGCAGATCTTCGACATCATCGAACAGCTGCGCAAGGACGGTGTAACGGTGTTCCTCGTGGAGCAGAACGCCAACCAGGCGCTGAAGATCGCTGACCGTGCCTATGTGCTGGAAAACGGCCGGGTGGTGATGCAGGGCACTGGCGAGCAGCTGCTGACCGATCCGAAGGTACGTGAGGCGTACCTGGGCGGCTAA